From the Streptomyces sp. Tu 2975 genome, one window contains:
- a CDS encoding SDR family oxidoreductase encodes MSGSARPLQGRTAVVTGAARGLGAAMARELARRGATVALLGREESALADVRATIPGPARCWEVDVTDDDAMRRVAADVRDRLGPASVVVANAGVAEGGPFAESDPALWRRVIEVNLVGSAGTARVFLADLRASRGYFLQIASLASIGASPLMSAYCASKAGVESFAHSLRAEVAHEGIDVGIAYLNWTDTDMIRDADDHPVLRELRAHMPRPARKVHPVETVAGRLVRAVERRSAAVYAPGWLRATQAVRAAMPPVVTFVSKRELPRLQRRTAFEATGLLGAGGRADTEGGHRASAGTPDR; translated from the coding sequence GTGAGTGGCTCAGCACGTCCTCTGCAAGGCCGCACCGCCGTCGTGACCGGCGCCGCCCGGGGACTGGGTGCGGCGATGGCCAGGGAGCTCGCCCGGCGTGGAGCCACGGTCGCCCTCCTCGGCCGGGAGGAGTCGGCCCTCGCCGATGTCCGGGCGACGATCCCCGGACCTGCCCGGTGCTGGGAGGTCGACGTCACCGACGACGACGCGATGCGACGGGTGGCCGCCGACGTCCGGGACCGCCTGGGCCCCGCCTCCGTCGTCGTCGCGAACGCAGGAGTGGCCGAAGGCGGCCCCTTCGCGGAGTCCGACCCCGCGCTCTGGCGGCGGGTGATCGAGGTGAACCTCGTCGGCAGTGCCGGCACCGCCCGCGTGTTCCTTGCCGACCTCCGCGCGTCCCGCGGCTACTTCCTGCAGATCGCCTCACTCGCTTCGATCGGCGCGTCCCCCCTGATGAGCGCGTACTGCGCCTCCAAGGCCGGCGTCGAGTCGTTCGCCCACTCACTGCGGGCCGAGGTGGCGCACGAGGGCATCGACGTCGGCATCGCCTACCTGAACTGGACCGACACCGACATGATCCGCGACGCGGACGATCATCCGGTGCTGCGGGAGCTGCGGGCGCACATGCCGAGGCCGGCGAGGAAGGTCCATCCGGTCGAGACTGTGGCCGGCCGGCTGGTGCGGGCCGTCGAGCGGCGCAGTGCGGCCGTGTACGCCCCGGGCTGGCTCCGGGCCACGCAGGCCGTCCGCGCCGCGATGCCCCCGGTGGTCACCTTCGTGTCGAAGCGGGAGCTTCCGCGCTTGCAGCGGAGGACCGCCTTCGAGGCGACGGGGCTGCTGGGAGCCGGCGGACGAGCGGACACCGAGGGAGGCCACCGGGCGTCCGCCGGAACACCGGACCGCTGA
- a CDS encoding YafY family protein, translating into MSAGRLLSVLLLLQSRGRMSARGIAGELGVSVRTAYRDLARLQAAGVPVYAEPGPGGGYQLLDGYRTRLTGMSEGEARALFFAGLPGPAADLGLATEVTTARLKLLAALPAGLSEEASRIAAVFHLDAPGWYREPERTPHLPLLADAVLTRRAVDVRYRRWRAPQEVDRRLRPYGLVLKSGVWYLVAAGRSRIATYRVTQVLDAALSDERFDRPEGFDLGTYWAAYLADFEARRYTGTATVRLSPRGRRRLPDNVPPEVVQAVDTTASAADDDGWIEAVVPTESTEHACGELLRLGTDVEVVAPAELREAMATTVGALARAYGAC; encoded by the coding sequence ATGTCTGCCGGACGACTGCTGTCGGTACTGCTGTTGCTGCAATCCCGTGGGCGCATGTCCGCGCGCGGGATCGCCGGTGAACTGGGGGTGTCGGTACGGACCGCCTACCGCGACCTGGCCCGGCTCCAGGCCGCCGGGGTGCCGGTCTACGCGGAGCCGGGCCCCGGGGGCGGCTACCAACTGCTGGACGGCTATCGCACCCGCCTCACCGGGATGAGCGAGGGTGAGGCACGCGCGCTGTTCTTCGCCGGACTGCCCGGGCCCGCCGCTGATCTGGGGCTCGCGACAGAGGTGACGACGGCTCGGCTGAAGCTGCTGGCCGCGCTTCCGGCGGGGCTGAGTGAGGAGGCGTCGCGAATCGCCGCGGTGTTCCACCTCGACGCACCCGGCTGGTACCGGGAGCCCGAACGGACGCCGCATCTTCCCCTGTTGGCCGACGCGGTGCTCACCCGGCGTGCGGTGGACGTGCGCTACCGGCGCTGGCGTGCGCCGCAGGAGGTGGATCGCCGCCTGCGCCCCTACGGCTTGGTGCTCAAGTCCGGCGTCTGGTACCTCGTGGCCGCCGGGCGGAGCCGGATCGCGACCTATCGGGTCACCCAGGTCCTCGACGCCGCGCTGAGCGACGAGCGGTTCGACCGGCCGGAGGGTTTCGACCTGGGCACGTACTGGGCCGCCTACCTCGCCGACTTCGAGGCCCGTCGCTACACCGGCACGGCCACCGTCCGTCTGTCCCCGCGGGGACGCCGGCGCCTGCCCGACAACGTCCCGCCGGAGGTGGTGCAGGCGGTCGATACCACCGCGTCCGCCGCGGACGACGACGGATGGATCGAGGCGGTCGTCCCGACCGAGAGCACCGAGCACGCGTGCGGTGAGCTGCTGCGTCTCGGCACGGACGTCGAGGTCGTCGCACCGGCCGAACTCCGCGAGGCGATGGCCACCACGGTGGGCGCCCTCGCCCGGGCCTACGGGGCCTGCTGA
- a CDS encoding DUF3140 domain-containing protein — MSAAGDADRDKTVAEFGEAVNMTAGDLEKWLRTDESKSVGQSAGGGESVGHASGRRIVDLLRTKKADLDDDDVAHMRKVVGYVHRHIAQRPSGDVTDSKWRYSLMNWGHDPEK, encoded by the coding sequence ATGAGCGCCGCGGGCGACGCGGACCGCGACAAGACCGTCGCCGAGTTCGGGGAGGCGGTCAACATGACGGCCGGTGACCTCGAGAAGTGGCTCCGGACGGACGAGTCGAAGAGCGTCGGCCAGTCCGCCGGCGGTGGCGAGAGCGTCGGACACGCCTCGGGGCGGCGGATCGTGGATCTGCTGCGTACCAAGAAGGCGGATCTCGACGACGACGACGTCGCGCACATGCGCAAGGTCGTCGGATACGTGCACCGGCACATCGCCCAGCGGCCCAGCGGCGACGTCACCGACAGCAAGTGGCGGTACTCGCTGATGAACTGGGGCCACGACCCGGAGAAGTGA
- a CDS encoding anti-sigma factor, which yields MADHVDPADLAEIALDRGENGERGNSARFAGPRLHLAVCSECRRELEALRAVVRAARSAGPGDPMTEPPDRVWRSIQRELEAADPPPGTPSCEPPAAPTGTSSPRPPWGGHRPSRALAALTLAVGLATGGGVAWWQAHESRPRTVQSVGAPHRLDPRPGHSASGTALLADSSAEGRVLQITVHGLPDTKGYFEVWLMDHAGRRLIPVGALGEDGRSTLPVPDGLDLPAYPVVDVSVQMYDGKPVHSGHSVVRGTLVG from the coding sequence CCCGCCGACCTGGCCGAGATCGCGCTGGACCGCGGAGAGAACGGCGAGAGAGGGAACTCCGCACGCTTTGCCGGGCCGCGCCTGCACCTCGCGGTGTGCTCGGAGTGCCGACGCGAACTGGAGGCGCTGCGTGCAGTGGTCCGCGCCGCGCGCTCCGCCGGCCCAGGCGATCCGATGACGGAACCGCCCGACCGGGTGTGGCGTTCGATCCAGCGTGAGCTGGAGGCCGCTGATCCGCCCCCGGGCACCCCTTCCTGCGAGCCACCGGCCGCACCGACCGGGACCTCCTCGCCGCGGCCCCCGTGGGGCGGTCACCGGCCCTCCCGTGCGCTTGCCGCTCTCACCCTCGCTGTAGGGCTGGCCACCGGCGGCGGCGTCGCATGGTGGCAGGCGCACGAGAGCCGGCCCCGGACGGTGCAGAGCGTCGGCGCGCCGCACCGGCTCGACCCCCGACCGGGCCACAGCGCCTCCGGGACGGCCCTTCTCGCGGACAGCTCCGCCGAAGGCCGGGTGCTCCAGATCACCGTGCACGGCCTTCCGGACACCAAGGGCTACTTCGAGGTCTGGCTCATGGACCACGCGGGGCGCCGGCTCATCCCCGTCGGCGCGCTGGGTGAGGACGGCAGGTCGACCCTGCCCGTGCCCGACGGGCTCGACCTGCCCGCCTACCCGGTGGTGGACGTCTCCGTCCAGATGTACGACGGGAAGCCGGTCCACTCCGGACACAGCGTCGTGCGGGGCACCCTCGTCGGCTGA
- a CDS encoding DUF2945 domain-containing protein, with protein sequence MAKDEELGKGDQVSWSSHGKNVPGEVKKKITKRTKAAGRTVDASKDEPQYEVESDKSGRRAVHKPQSLRKRD encoded by the coding sequence ATGGCCAAGGACGAAGAACTCGGCAAGGGCGACCAGGTCTCCTGGAGCAGCCACGGCAAGAACGTGCCGGGCGAGGTCAAGAAGAAGATCACCAAGCGTACGAAGGCGGCGGGCCGCACCGTCGACGCGTCGAAGGACGAACCGCAGTACGAGGTGGAGAGCGACAAGTCCGGCCGCAGGGCCGTCCACAAGCCGCAGTCGCTGCGCAAGCGGGACTAA
- a CDS encoding fasciclin domain-containing protein codes for MNTNRFRSAALAGAAGLLLPLGLVALAPVAQAEGTGQPFGPACASLPTSGPGSPAEMAGQPVATAAASNPELSTLATAVEKAGLVDTLDNAQNITVFAPTNDAFEKIPKADLDAILNDKAQLTNLLTYHVVEEKVTVDKLPNGTFTSMQGGQLTTSGSGDRFKVNDSSSIVCGDVETKNATVHLIDTVLMPPS; via the coding sequence ATGAACACCAACCGCTTCAGGAGTGCGGCCCTCGCCGGTGCCGCCGGCCTCCTGCTCCCCCTCGGGCTCGTCGCCCTCGCCCCGGTCGCGCAGGCCGAAGGTACGGGCCAGCCGTTCGGTCCCGCCTGCGCCTCCCTGCCGACCAGCGGCCCGGGCAGCCCCGCCGAAATGGCGGGCCAGCCGGTCGCCACGGCGGCGGCGAGCAACCCCGAACTGTCCACGCTCGCGACCGCCGTGGAGAAGGCGGGACTGGTCGACACGCTCGACAACGCCCAGAACATCACGGTGTTCGCGCCGACCAACGACGCGTTCGAGAAGATCCCCAAGGCGGATCTCGACGCCATCCTCAACGACAAGGCCCAACTGACGAACCTGCTCACCTACCACGTGGTGGAGGAGAAGGTGACGGTCGACAAGCTGCCGAACGGCACCTTCACGAGTATGCAGGGCGGCCAGTTGACGACGTCCGGGTCCGGGGACCGGTTCAAGGTGAACGACTCGTCCTCGATCGTCTGCGGTGACGTCGAGACGAAGAACGCGACCGTCCACCTGATCGACACCGTGCTGATGCCGCCGTCCTGA
- a CDS encoding NIPSNAP family protein yields MPATDPTDPIDPTGAVGRLDVIELRRYTLRPGRRDELIELFDREFVETQEETGTAVLGQFRDLDDPDRFVWLRGFRDMAARHRALTAFYGGPVWAEHGPRANATMVDSDDVHLLRPLSPGTGFTVSSSRRPPVGAPAPERLVIATVWSFPPGREDGIALVRDGLLPVLHETGPAPLAVLTTETAHNTFTALPVHTGTNVAAVVFSYPDESAYRRRLAAVRSLPLAREEILPCIEREQTAAPRTLRLAPTGRSLIS; encoded by the coding sequence GTGCCGGCCACCGACCCGACCGATCCCATCGACCCCACCGGCGCCGTCGGCCGCCTCGACGTGATCGAGCTTCGCCGGTACACACTGCGTCCCGGCAGGCGCGACGAACTCATCGAGCTGTTCGACCGGGAGTTCGTCGAGACACAGGAGGAGACCGGGACGGCCGTGCTCGGCCAGTTCCGGGATCTCGACGATCCGGATCGTTTCGTCTGGCTCCGGGGGTTCCGGGACATGGCGGCACGCCACCGCGCTCTGACGGCCTTCTACGGCGGGCCCGTATGGGCCGAGCACGGTCCCCGGGCGAACGCCACGATGGTCGACTCGGACGATGTCCACCTGCTGCGTCCCCTGTCGCCCGGGACCGGCTTCACCGTCTCGTCGTCCCGGCGGCCCCCGGTCGGCGCTCCGGCACCGGAGAGACTCGTGATCGCCACCGTGTGGTCCTTCCCTCCGGGACGAGAGGACGGCATCGCACTCGTCCGGGACGGTCTTCTGCCCGTGCTCCACGAGACGGGACCCGCGCCGCTCGCCGTCCTGACCACCGAGACGGCGCACAACACGTTCACCGCACTGCCCGTCCACACCGGGACGAACGTCGCCGCGGTCGTCTTCTCGTACCCCGACGAGAGCGCGTATCGCCGGCGCCTCGCCGCCGTACGATCGCTTCCCCTGGCACGGGAGGAGATCCTCCCGTGCATCGAGCGGGAACAGACCGCGGCTCCCCGGACGCTGCGGCTGGCGCCCACCGGCCGCTCGCTCATCTCCTGA
- a CDS encoding NAD(P)/FAD-dependent oxidoreductase yields MTPTRYATPDVVVVGAGLAGLACSLDLCRAGLRVHLLEASDQVGGRMRTDRRDGFLLDRGFQVFNTSYPQIKRRVDLRELRLRPFTPGVLVNTPSGRVRIVDPTREPRSAAALLPGRYFGPRDLIGLAGLTARDMLLPPKFLKRRRDRTTAAALKDAGLSPEVIDELLRPFLSGVFLEDELETSARFFHLVWRSMARGSLCLPAAGIGAVPAQLAASLPPGTLRLETLVTALTDDGILLGDGSELRADAVVVATAAPAAARLLPGLQAPGGRTVTTYYHAAARSPLGEPVLLVDGRREFLNTCVLSEVAPTYAPRGTALVSTSALGVDLPGRERSLRGGLAEAYGTDTADWQLIAACTVEDALPAMPPPWPLSRTTRQGSARYLCGDHRATGSVQGALASGTRAAREVLADRPS; encoded by the coding sequence ATGACACCGACGCGGTACGCCACTCCTGACGTCGTCGTCGTGGGCGCAGGGCTCGCCGGCCTCGCCTGCTCCCTCGACCTGTGCCGGGCGGGACTGCGGGTCCACCTGCTGGAGGCTTCGGACCAGGTGGGCGGCCGGATGCGCACGGACCGGCGCGACGGCTTCCTCCTGGATCGCGGCTTCCAGGTCTTCAACACCTCCTACCCGCAGATCAAGCGGCGGGTGGATCTCCGAGAACTGCGCCTGCGCCCTTTCACGCCGGGCGTCCTTGTGAACACCCCTTCCGGGCGGGTGCGGATCGTCGACCCGACGAGGGAGCCGCGTTCCGCGGCGGCTCTGCTGCCGGGACGGTACTTCGGACCCCGCGATCTGATCGGGCTCGCCGGGCTCACCGCCCGTGACATGTTGCTGCCGCCGAAGTTCCTGAAGCGACGGCGGGACCGGACGACAGCAGCCGCCCTGAAGGACGCCGGCCTGTCCCCGGAAGTGATCGACGAACTGCTCCGGCCGTTCCTGTCGGGCGTCTTCCTCGAGGACGAACTGGAGACGTCCGCCCGCTTCTTCCACCTCGTATGGCGCAGCATGGCACGTGGCAGTCTGTGTCTGCCCGCTGCGGGTATCGGCGCGGTGCCCGCTCAACTGGCGGCGTCGCTGCCGCCCGGCACCCTGCGCCTCGAGACGCTCGTGACCGCGCTGACCGACGACGGCATCCTGCTCGGTGACGGTTCCGAGCTACGGGCCGACGCGGTCGTGGTGGCCACGGCCGCACCGGCCGCCGCCCGCCTCCTCCCCGGCCTACAGGCACCCGGCGGCCGCACCGTGACGACGTACTACCACGCCGCCGCCCGCTCGCCGCTGGGCGAACCGGTCCTGTTGGTCGACGGCCGGCGCGAGTTCCTGAACACCTGCGTGCTGAGCGAGGTCGCCCCCACCTACGCCCCGCGGGGCACGGCGCTGGTGTCGACCTCCGCCCTGGGCGTCGACCTACCGGGCCGTGAGCGGTCCCTGCGGGGCGGACTCGCCGAGGCGTACGGGACGGACACCGCCGACTGGCAACTGATCGCCGCCTGCACCGTGGAGGACGCGCTGCCCGCCATGCCACCGCCCTGGCCGCTGAGCCGCACCACGCGCCAGGGATCCGCGCGATACCTGTGCGGGGACCACCGCGCGACCGGGTCGGTCCAAGGAGCGCTGGCTTCCGGCACCCGTGCCGCACGCGAGGTGCTGGCCGACCGCCCTTCGTGA
- a CDS encoding spore photoproduct lyase family protein, translated as MRSPRSSGAPDDDGPDVLFGLDEIRTGREVRVPLAGPLFRDSPQARRMLSVREIHAEPAAAASPRGRQVLANFPDAEVVRTDSHWRIPELHGNKGNAERWVRIKSTVLVVGEKKTLTVRPNGRSADWIAPGAANGCAMACAYCYVPRRKGYANPITVFTNIDGIIARIRHHVIGQGPKKEPNQCDPSAWVYDVGENNDCSVDALISDNTADLVHAFARWPTAKASFATKFVNPDLLLLEPRGRTRVRFSVMPPEDSRLLDVRTSPVEDRIAAAADFLDAGYEVHFNLSPVVIRPGWEQAWAELLRHMDDVLPTRVKEQAAAEVIMLTHNKELHEVNMAWHPRAEQALWRPDLQQPKRSENGSANVRYRNGTTAVETVRGLVATHAPWLTIRYAF; from the coding sequence ATGCGATCCCCCCGGTCGTCCGGCGCACCGGACGACGACGGCCCCGACGTGCTGTTCGGCCTCGACGAGATCCGGACCGGGCGGGAGGTCCGCGTACCTCTGGCCGGGCCGCTGTTCCGCGACTCCCCGCAGGCCCGGCGGATGCTCTCGGTGCGGGAGATCCACGCCGAGCCCGCGGCGGCGGCCTCGCCGCGAGGCAGGCAGGTGCTGGCGAACTTCCCCGACGCCGAGGTGGTCCGCACCGACTCCCACTGGCGCATCCCCGAGCTGCACGGCAACAAGGGGAACGCCGAGCGCTGGGTGCGGATCAAGAGCACGGTCCTGGTCGTCGGCGAGAAGAAGACACTCACCGTGCGGCCCAACGGCCGATCAGCGGACTGGATCGCCCCCGGGGCCGCCAACGGATGCGCCATGGCGTGCGCCTACTGCTACGTCCCGCGGCGTAAGGGGTACGCCAATCCGATCACCGTCTTCACCAACATCGACGGCATCATCGCCCGCATCAGGCACCACGTGATCGGTCAGGGCCCCAAGAAGGAGCCCAACCAGTGCGACCCGAGCGCATGGGTGTACGACGTCGGGGAGAACAACGACTGCTCGGTCGACGCGCTGATCAGCGACAACACCGCGGACCTGGTCCACGCCTTCGCCCGGTGGCCCACGGCGAAGGCGTCGTTCGCGACGAAGTTCGTCAACCCGGACCTGCTGCTGCTCGAGCCCCGGGGACGGACCCGTGTCCGGTTCTCGGTGATGCCCCCGGAGGACTCAAGACTGCTCGACGTCCGCACCAGCCCCGTCGAGGACCGCATCGCCGCCGCGGCGGATTTCCTCGACGCGGGCTACGAGGTCCACTTCAACCTGTCCCCCGTCGTCATCAGGCCCGGCTGGGAGCAGGCCTGGGCGGAGCTGCTGCGGCACATGGACGACGTCCTGCCGACCCGGGTGAAGGAGCAGGCCGCGGCCGAGGTGATCATGCTGACGCACAACAAGGAGCTGCACGAGGTGAACATGGCGTGGCACCCGCGCGCGGAGCAGGCGCTGTGGCGGCCGGATCTGCAGCAGCCCAAGCGCTCGGAGAACGGCAGTGCGAACGTGCGTTACCGCAACGGCACCACTGCTGTGGAGACGGTCCGCGGCCTGGTCGCGACGCACGCCCCGTGGCTGACGATCCGCTACGCCTTCTGA